A section of the Branchiostoma lanceolatum isolate klBraLanc5 chromosome 19, klBraLanc5.hap2, whole genome shotgun sequence genome encodes:
- the LOC136425636 gene encoding uncharacterized protein, with protein MPSTLSDMMQTRLWGGFDKVVGRMVDHGFNNQFVHVDYFILADGQIKLIEVNARMSGNLSGLYTACLAGPLPLQTYLGLCCGVRPAPPVPTGRAALNLPLQVHENYTGKAGDMVNLSEVENLREDLEVKITWFMDFDEEFLPGKNEFAKLSTYGKTADDAKKKCREVMQRLVKKPEQLKFNLL; from the exons ATGCCTTCAACCCTCTCAG ATATGATGCAGACACGACTGTGGGGAGGTTTTGACAAGGTCGTGGGCAGAATGGTGGATCACGGCTTCAATAACCAGTTCGTACACGTGGATTACTTCATCCTGGCCGACGGACAA ATCAAGCTGATCGAGGTGAACGCCCGAATGTCCGGGAATCTGAGCGGCCTGTACACGGCCTGTCTGGCGGGACCGCTGCCGCTGCAGACGTACCTCGGGCTGTGCTGCGGGGTCCGTCCCGCCCCGCCTGTACCCACGGGACGGGCCGCTCTCAACCTGCCGCTCCAAGTCCACGAGAACTACACGGGGAAGGCCGGAGACATGGTCAACCTGTCCGAGGTGGAAAACTTAAGGGAGGACCTTGAAGTCAAGATCACTTGGTTCATGGATTTCGATGAGGAGTTCCTCCCTGGTAAGAATGAGTTTGCGAAGCTTTCGACGTACGGGAAGACGGCTGACGACGCCAAGAAGAAGTGCAGAGAAGTGATGCAGCGACTGGTGAAGAAACCTGAGCAGTTGAAATTTAACTTACTGTGA